In Saimiri boliviensis isolate mSaiBol1 chromosome 12, mSaiBol1.pri, whole genome shotgun sequence, one genomic interval encodes:
- the NT5C2 gene encoding cytosolic purine 5'-nucleotidase isoform X3: MSKEGVFVNRSLAMEKIKCFGFDMDYTLAVYKSPEYESLGFELTVERLVSIGYPQELLSFAYDSTFPTRGLVFDTLYGNLLKVDAYGNLLVCAHGFNFIRGSQVAVQKRPETREQYPNKFIQRDDTERFYILNTLFNLPETYLLACLVDFFTNCPRYTSCETGFKDGDLFMSYRSMFQDVRDAVDWVHYKGSLKEKTVENLEKYVVKDGKLPLLLSRMKEVGKVFLATNSDYKYTDKIMTYLFDFPHGPKPGSSHRPWQSYFDLILVDARKPLFFGEGTVLRQVDTKTGKLKIGTYTGPLQHGIVYSGGSSDTICDLLGAKGKDILYIGDHIFGDILKSKKRQGWRTFLVIPELAQELHVWTDKSSLFEELQSLDIFLAELYKHLDSSSNERPDISSIQRRIKKVTHDMDMCYGMMGSLFRSGSRQTLFASQVMRYADLYAASFINLLYYPFSYLFRAAHVLMPHESTVEHTHVDINEMESPLATRNRTSVDFKDTDYKRHQLTRSISEIKPPNLFPLAPQEITHCHDEDDDEEEEE; encoded by the exons TGTACAAGTCCCCGGAGTATGAGTCCCTTGGTTTTGAGCTTACTGTGGAGAGATTAGTTTCTATTGGCTATCCCCAGGAGTTGCTCAGCTTTGCTTATGATTCTACATTCCCTACCAG GGGACTTGTCTTTGACACACTATATGGAAATCTTTTGAAAGTCGATGCCTATGGAAACCTCTTGGTCTGTGCACATGGATTTAACTTTATAAGGGG TTCTCAGGTAGCTGTTCAGAAGag accAGAAACTAGAGAACAGTATCCAAATAAATTTATCCAGCGAGATGATACTGAAAGATTTTACATTCTGAACACACTATTCAACCTACCAG AGACCTACCTGTTGGCCTGCCTAGTAGATTTTTTTACTAATTGTCCCAGATATACcag TTGTGAAACAGGATTTAAAGATGGGGACCTCTTCATGTCCTACCGGAGTATGTTCCAGGATGTAAGAGATGCTGTTGACTGGGTTCATTACAAG GGCTCCCTTAAGGAAAAGACAGTTGAAAATCTTGAGAAGTATGTGGTCAAAGAT GGAAAATTGCCTTTGCTTCTGAGCCGGATGAAGGAAGTAGGGAAAGTATTTCTTGCTACCAACAGTGACTATAAATATACAGAT aaaattaTGACTTACCTGTTTGATTTCCCACATGGCCCCAAG CCTGGTAGCTCCCATCGACCATGGCAATCCTACTTTGACCTGATCTTGGTGGATGCACGGAAACCACTCTTTTTTGGAGAAGGCACAGTACTGCGTCAAGTGGATACT AAAACTGGCAAGCTGAAAATTGGTACCTACACAGGCCCCCTACAGCATGGTATCGTCTACTCAGGAG GTTCTTCTGATACAATTTGTGATCTGTTGGGAGCCAAGGGAAAAGACATTTTGTATATTGGAGATCACATTTTTGGAGACATCTTAAAATCCAAGAAACGACAAGGGTGGCGAACTTTTTTGGTGATTCCTGAACTTGCGCAGGAGCTGCATGTCTGGACCGACAAGAGTT CACTTTTTGAAGAGCTTCAGAGCTTGGATATTTTTTTGGCTGAACTCTACAA gCACCTTGACAGCAGTAGCAATGAGCGTCCAGACATTAGTTCCATCCAGAGACGTATTAAG AAAGTAACTCATGACATGGACATGTGCTATGGGATGATGGGAAGCCTGTTTCGCAGTGGCTCTCGGCAGACCCTTTTTGCCAGTCAAGTGATGCGTTACGCCGACCTCTATGCAGCATCTTTCATCAACCTGCTGTATTACCCATTCAGCTACCTCTTCAGGGCTGCCCATGTCTTG ATGCCTCATGAATCAACGGTGGAGCACACACATGTAGATAtcaatgagatggagtctcctcttGCCACCCGGAACCGCACATCAGTGGATTTCAAAGACACTGACTACAAGCGGCACCAGTTGACACGGTCAATTAGCGAGATTAAACCTCCCAACCTCTTCCCACTGGCTCCCCAGGAAATTACACACTGccatgatgaagatgatgatgaggaagaggaagaataa
- the NT5C2 gene encoding cytosolic purine 5'-nucleotidase isoform X5, with product MSYRSMFQDVRDAVDWVHYKGSLKEKTVENLEKYVVKDGKLPLLLSRMKEVGKVFLATNSDYKYTDKIMTYLFDFPHGPKPGSSHRPWQSYFDLILVDARKPLFFGEGTVLRQVDTKTGKLKIGTYTGPLQHGIVYSGGSSDTICDLLGAKGKDILYIGDHIFGDILKSKKRQGWRTFLVIPELAQELHVWTDKSSLFEELQSLDIFLAELYKHLDSSSNERPDISSIQRRIKKVTHDMDMCYGMMGSLFRSGSRQTLFASQVMRYADLYAASFINLLYYPFSYLFRAAHVLMPHESTVEHTHVDINEMESPLATRNRTSVDFKDTDYKRHQLTRSISEIKPPNLFPLAPQEITHCHDEDDDEEEEE from the exons ATGTCCTACCGGAGTATGTTCCAGGATGTAAGAGATGCTGTTGACTGGGTTCATTACAAG GGCTCCCTTAAGGAAAAGACAGTTGAAAATCTTGAGAAGTATGTGGTCAAAGAT GGAAAATTGCCTTTGCTTCTGAGCCGGATGAAGGAAGTAGGGAAAGTATTTCTTGCTACCAACAGTGACTATAAATATACAGAT aaaattaTGACTTACCTGTTTGATTTCCCACATGGCCCCAAG CCTGGTAGCTCCCATCGACCATGGCAATCCTACTTTGACCTGATCTTGGTGGATGCACGGAAACCACTCTTTTTTGGAGAAGGCACAGTACTGCGTCAAGTGGATACT AAAACTGGCAAGCTGAAAATTGGTACCTACACAGGCCCCCTACAGCATGGTATCGTCTACTCAGGAG GTTCTTCTGATACAATTTGTGATCTGTTGGGAGCCAAGGGAAAAGACATTTTGTATATTGGAGATCACATTTTTGGAGACATCTTAAAATCCAAGAAACGACAAGGGTGGCGAACTTTTTTGGTGATTCCTGAACTTGCGCAGGAGCTGCATGTCTGGACCGACAAGAGTT CACTTTTTGAAGAGCTTCAGAGCTTGGATATTTTTTTGGCTGAACTCTACAA gCACCTTGACAGCAGTAGCAATGAGCGTCCAGACATTAGTTCCATCCAGAGACGTATTAAG AAAGTAACTCATGACATGGACATGTGCTATGGGATGATGGGAAGCCTGTTTCGCAGTGGCTCTCGGCAGACCCTTTTTGCCAGTCAAGTGATGCGTTACGCCGACCTCTATGCAGCATCTTTCATCAACCTGCTGTATTACCCATTCAGCTACCTCTTCAGGGCTGCCCATGTCTTG ATGCCTCATGAATCAACGGTGGAGCACACACATGTAGATAtcaatgagatggagtctcctcttGCCACCCGGAACCGCACATCAGTGGATTTCAAAGACACTGACTACAAGCGGCACCAGTTGACACGGTCAATTAGCGAGATTAAACCTCCCAACCTCTTCCCACTGGCTCCCCAGGAAATTACACACTGccatgatgaagatgatgatgaggaagaggaagaataa
- the NT5C2 gene encoding cytosolic purine 5'-nucleotidase isoform X4 codes for MRVFVNRSLAMEKIKCFGFDMDYTLAVYKSPEYESLGFELTVERLVSIGYPQELLSFAYDSTFPTRGLVFDTLYGNLLKVDAYGNLLVCAHGFNFIRGSQVAVQKRPETREQYPNKFIQRDDTERFYILNTLFNLPETYLLACLVDFFTNCPRYTSCETGFKDGDLFMSYRSMFQDVRDAVDWVHYKGSLKEKTVENLEKYVVKDGKLPLLLSRMKEVGKVFLATNSDYKYTDKIMTYLFDFPHGPKPGSSHRPWQSYFDLILVDARKPLFFGEGTVLRQVDTKTGKLKIGTYTGPLQHGIVYSGGSSDTICDLLGAKGKDILYIGDHIFGDILKSKKRQGWRTFLVIPELAQELHVWTDKSSLFEELQSLDIFLAELYKHLDSSSNERPDISSIQRRIKKVTHDMDMCYGMMGSLFRSGSRQTLFASQVMRYADLYAASFINLLYYPFSYLFRAAHVLMPHESTVEHTHVDINEMESPLATRNRTSVDFKDTDYKRHQLTRSISEIKPPNLFPLAPQEITHCHDEDDDEEEEE; via the exons TGTACAAGTCCCCGGAGTATGAGTCCCTTGGTTTTGAGCTTACTGTGGAGAGATTAGTTTCTATTGGCTATCCCCAGGAGTTGCTCAGCTTTGCTTATGATTCTACATTCCCTACCAG GGGACTTGTCTTTGACACACTATATGGAAATCTTTTGAAAGTCGATGCCTATGGAAACCTCTTGGTCTGTGCACATGGATTTAACTTTATAAGGGG TTCTCAGGTAGCTGTTCAGAAGag accAGAAACTAGAGAACAGTATCCAAATAAATTTATCCAGCGAGATGATACTGAAAGATTTTACATTCTGAACACACTATTCAACCTACCAG AGACCTACCTGTTGGCCTGCCTAGTAGATTTTTTTACTAATTGTCCCAGATATACcag TTGTGAAACAGGATTTAAAGATGGGGACCTCTTCATGTCCTACCGGAGTATGTTCCAGGATGTAAGAGATGCTGTTGACTGGGTTCATTACAAG GGCTCCCTTAAGGAAAAGACAGTTGAAAATCTTGAGAAGTATGTGGTCAAAGAT GGAAAATTGCCTTTGCTTCTGAGCCGGATGAAGGAAGTAGGGAAAGTATTTCTTGCTACCAACAGTGACTATAAATATACAGAT aaaattaTGACTTACCTGTTTGATTTCCCACATGGCCCCAAG CCTGGTAGCTCCCATCGACCATGGCAATCCTACTTTGACCTGATCTTGGTGGATGCACGGAAACCACTCTTTTTTGGAGAAGGCACAGTACTGCGTCAAGTGGATACT AAAACTGGCAAGCTGAAAATTGGTACCTACACAGGCCCCCTACAGCATGGTATCGTCTACTCAGGAG GTTCTTCTGATACAATTTGTGATCTGTTGGGAGCCAAGGGAAAAGACATTTTGTATATTGGAGATCACATTTTTGGAGACATCTTAAAATCCAAGAAACGACAAGGGTGGCGAACTTTTTTGGTGATTCCTGAACTTGCGCAGGAGCTGCATGTCTGGACCGACAAGAGTT CACTTTTTGAAGAGCTTCAGAGCTTGGATATTTTTTTGGCTGAACTCTACAA gCACCTTGACAGCAGTAGCAATGAGCGTCCAGACATTAGTTCCATCCAGAGACGTATTAAG AAAGTAACTCATGACATGGACATGTGCTATGGGATGATGGGAAGCCTGTTTCGCAGTGGCTCTCGGCAGACCCTTTTTGCCAGTCAAGTGATGCGTTACGCCGACCTCTATGCAGCATCTTTCATCAACCTGCTGTATTACCCATTCAGCTACCTCTTCAGGGCTGCCCATGTCTTG ATGCCTCATGAATCAACGGTGGAGCACACACATGTAGATAtcaatgagatggagtctcctcttGCCACCCGGAACCGCACATCAGTGGATTTCAAAGACACTGACTACAAGCGGCACCAGTTGACACGGTCAATTAGCGAGATTAAACCTCCCAACCTCTTCCCACTGGCTCCCCAGGAAATTACACACTGccatgatgaagatgatgatgaggaagaggaagaataa